A stretch of the Candidatus Baltobacteraceae bacterium genome encodes the following:
- a CDS encoding TPM domain-containing protein, protein MKRFRAVAGLALAVLSSMLPVAAATQFVQDGAGIFSQGVVSQLEGRLVSFNAQTGKEVVVVTVPSLPAGQSVQAAAQSTATQQQVNGTLIYIASGDRKAYVLPDSAAARAGWFTAGTSATVVQDMTSQFKAGNYDAGITSAVNDVLNIYRSHLSSLQRPGNGAYAQPASARAATTGGVHLGMFWWILIAIVAFLVIRSVMRAASGPRSYGPGPMAGGPGGPGGPGYGGGYGPGYGGFGGGGGFWSGLLGGLGGAFLGNELFRGGGGLGGGFGGADASAQGQPPADAGGWQSDPGQTDPGAGAGGDWGGGGFGDLGGGGGGFGGGGDGGGGGSW, encoded by the coding sequence ATGAAACGTTTTCGCGCCGTCGCCGGCCTCGCGCTTGCCGTTCTCTCGTCGATGCTGCCGGTCGCGGCGGCGACCCAGTTCGTTCAAGACGGGGCTGGGATCTTTAGCCAAGGCGTCGTCTCGCAACTCGAGGGGCGGCTGGTAAGCTTCAACGCGCAGACCGGCAAGGAAGTCGTGGTCGTTACCGTGCCGTCCTTACCGGCGGGGCAGAGCGTGCAGGCCGCTGCCCAAAGTACGGCCACGCAGCAGCAGGTCAACGGCACCCTCATTTACATCGCGAGCGGCGATCGTAAGGCGTACGTGCTGCCGGATAGTGCCGCCGCGCGCGCGGGCTGGTTCACGGCCGGCACCAGCGCCACCGTCGTGCAAGACATGACCTCGCAATTTAAGGCCGGCAACTACGATGCCGGCATCACGAGCGCGGTCAACGACGTGCTCAATATTTACCGCTCGCACCTCAGCTCGCTACAACGTCCCGGGAATGGGGCCTACGCGCAACCGGCAAGCGCGCGCGCGGCCACGACCGGAGGAGTGCATCTCGGCATGTTCTGGTGGATCCTCATCGCGATCGTCGCATTTCTCGTCATTCGCTCGGTCATGCGCGCGGCTTCGGGGCCACGCTCCTACGGTCCGGGCCCGATGGCCGGCGGGCCGGGTGGTCCCGGCGGCCCGGGATACGGCGGCGGGTACGGTCCCGGTTACGGCGGATTCGGGGGCGGCGGTGGCTTTTGGAGCGGACTGCTCGGCGGCCTGGGCGGCGCGTTTCTCGGTAACGAACTCTTCCGTGGCGGCGGTGGCCTAGGGGGCGGCTTCGGCGGCGCCGACGCGAGCGCTCAGGGTCAGCCGCCGGCCGACGCGGGCGGCTGGCAGAGCGATCCCGGTCAGACCGATCCCGGAGCGGGTGCCGGTGGCGATTGGGGCGGCGGCGGATTCGGCGACCTCGGGGGCGGAGGCGGCGGCTTCGGCGGCGGGGGTGACGGCGGCGGCGGGGGCAGCTGGTAG
- the rsfS gene encoding ribosome silencing factor, whose product MRSAALDKKAEDLVEIDIAGKTIIADTFVIATGRSKIQTRSIADSISEKIKESGNRVARVEGYSDGNWILIDLGGVVVHVFTPEQRAFYNLERLWADTGERLAQPS is encoded by the coding sequence GTGCGCAGCGCCGCACTCGACAAAAAAGCCGAAGATCTCGTCGAAATAGACATCGCCGGCAAGACGATCATTGCCGACACGTTCGTGATCGCTACCGGACGCTCGAAGATCCAAACTCGTTCGATCGCCGACAGCATATCCGAGAAGATTAAAGAATCGGGAAACCGCGTCGCGCGCGTGGAGGGATACTCCGACGGCAACTGGATCCTGATCGATCTGGGCGGCGTCGTCGTACACGTCTTCACCCCGGAGCAGCGAGCGTTTTACAACCTCGAGCGCCTGTGGGCGGATACCGGCGAACGGCTGGCCCAGCCGTCATGA